A genomic window from Acinetobacter chinensis includes:
- the tatB gene encoding Sec-independent protein translocase protein TatB, producing MLNLGMTEILCFAIIALLVLGPDKLPEAARFAGKWYNKIKRMISNVQNDIDRELRMSELREQMQNEMKRIQELESKMQAQMSQLQQQTVYPAEQPQKQPLYYYPFTPTVKPCLAHRPDIKTFVKQPDTELSDTKQEITPLKVAV from the coding sequence ATGCTGAACCTGGGAATGACTGAAATACTGTGTTTTGCCATCATTGCTTTACTGGTGCTGGGTCCTGACAAACTTCCGGAAGCTGCACGTTTTGCGGGTAAATGGTACAACAAGATCAAACGTATGATCAGTAATGTTCAGAATGATATTGATCGTGAACTGCGTATGTCTGAATTACGTGAACAGATGCAGAATGAAATGAAGCGTATTCAGGAACTGGAATCAAAAATGCAGGCTCAGATGAGTCAGCTACAGCAACAGACTGTATATCCAGCTGAGCAGCCACAAAAACAGCCTCTTTATTATTATCCATTTACACCCACAGTAAAACCCTGCCTGGCACACCGACCAGATATTAAAACCTTCGTTAAACAGCCAGATACTGAACTTAGCGACACAAAACAAGAAATTACACCACTGAAGGTAGCCGTTTAA
- a CDS encoding Sec-independent protein translocase subunit TatA, producing the protein MAGLSIWHVVIFAIVVILLFGTSKLKNLGKDVGGAVKDFKKSIKEDEAESAQLKDPRTIEADVKSTESSVKS; encoded by the coding sequence ATGGCTGGATTATCAATTTGGCACGTTGTGATTTTCGCAATTGTGGTCATTTTACTGTTTGGTACGTCCAAACTGAAAAACCTCGGCAAAGACGTGGGTGGTGCGGTCAAGGATTTTAAAAAATCCATTAAGGAAGATGAAGCTGAATCAGCGCAGTTAAAAGATCCCCGTACGATTGAAGCAGATGTTAAAAGCACTGAAAGCTCGGTAAAAAGCTAA
- a CDS encoding AEC family transporter, giving the protein MALLFPLAAFICGLMLASAAVATQLKPLLSMLLARLLIPVVIIYNMVFYKTGSVMLILFAFFSCFILFIVYLKLSRDRLASLCFSYTNMAWLGFPVAIAIFGTEHSMAMIPLYIGVSIFGNSWAVTSVSSEPQAKLYLLKKMLQSPPVIALMIAGVLRCFDVQQFQNTLLVEWIYTLAKWSMSFAGMCVLGMWLRKTKVHWADIQTSAKLAVLKMFCGLILCGLAYFFLPLPQINTYIGVMFLLFCLPPAANIVALETDYQGTGISAKYIASGTMVSVVVCVIYGVVVHLL; this is encoded by the coding sequence TTGGCTTTGCTATTTCCTCTGGCGGCATTCATCTGCGGGCTTATGCTTGCATCAGCTGCTGTCGCTACTCAGCTGAAACCGCTGTTGTCCATGCTGCTGGCAAGACTGCTGATTCCTGTTGTGATTATTTACAATATGGTGTTCTACAAAACAGGCAGTGTCATGCTGATTCTGTTTGCCTTTTTTTCCTGTTTTATTCTGTTCATTGTTTATCTGAAACTTTCCAGAGACCGTCTGGCTTCATTATGTTTCAGTTATACCAATATGGCATGGCTTGGGTTTCCTGTTGCGATTGCCATTTTTGGCACAGAACACAGCATGGCAATGATTCCTCTGTATATCGGCGTTTCAATTTTTGGTAACTCCTGGGCAGTGACTTCAGTCAGTTCTGAACCGCAGGCAAAGCTGTATCTGTTGAAAAAAATGCTCCAGTCTCCGCCTGTGATTGCCTTGATGATTGCGGGTGTTTTACGTTGTTTTGATGTACAGCAGTTTCAGAATACTCTGCTGGTTGAATGGATTTACACCCTGGCAAAATGGAGTATGAGTTTTGCAGGCATGTGCGTTCTGGGCATGTGGCTGAGAAAAACCAAAGTACACTGGGCGGACATACAGACCAGCGCTAAACTTGCTGTACTGAAAATGTTCTGTGGTCTGATTCTGTGTGGACTGGCTTATTTTTTTCTGCCACTTCCCCAGATCAATACTTATATTGGCGTGATGTTTTTATTGTTCTGTTTACCCCCAGCCGCCAATATTGTGGCACTGGAAACTGATTATCAGGGTACAGGTATTTCAGCCAAATACATCGCTTCGGGGACAATGGTCAGTGTGGTGGTCTGTGTGATTTATGGCGTGGTGGTTCATTTATTGTAA
- the rdgB gene encoding RdgB/HAM1 family non-canonical purine NTP pyrophosphatase has translation MSAQDWLSQGTLVLASNNKGKIAEFEKLFAELALPVEVIPQGKLNIEDAIEDGLSFIENAIIKARHASKISGKPAIADDSGICVPVLGGAPGIYSARYAGEHGDDAANNAKLLADLKPYRQDGNPVQGMFVCVLAFVQHAEDPLPQIFQGIWQGEVLEQARGENGFGYDPLFWLPELNLSSAEMSKEEKNKISHRGQAMQLFKASLEK, from the coding sequence ATGTCTGCACAAGATTGGTTATCCCAGGGCACACTGGTACTCGCAAGTAATAACAAAGGCAAAATTGCTGAATTTGAAAAACTGTTTGCCGAATTAGCCCTACCCGTTGAAGTGATCCCTCAGGGAAAACTCAATATCGAAGACGCGATTGAAGATGGTTTAAGTTTTATTGAAAATGCCATTATCAAAGCACGTCATGCCTCTAAAATTTCAGGTAAACCTGCAATTGCAGATGACTCAGGAATCTGTGTCCCTGTTTTAGGTGGTGCGCCTGGTATCTACTCTGCACGTTATGCAGGTGAACACGGCGATGATGCTGCCAATAATGCAAAACTGCTGGCAGACCTAAAACCTTATCGCCAGGATGGAAACCCAGTTCAAGGCATGTTCGTCTGTGTTCTTGCATTTGTACAACATGCAGAAGACCCGCTTCCGCAAATTTTCCAGGGCATCTGGCAAGGTGAAGTTCTGGAGCAGGCACGTGGTGAAAATGGCTTTGGTTATGATCCTTTATTCTGGTTACCCGAACTGAACCTCTCAAGTGCTGAAATGAGTAAGGAAGAAAAGAATAAAATCAGCCACCGTGGTCAGGCAATGCAGTTATTTAAAGCAAGTTTAGAGAAGTAA
- a CDS encoding HNH endonuclease, giving the protein MPTWLEDVIKGLNNIDGIGTLQEIYDAVSTLRPEPHPKSYTAIIRRTLESNSSDSEAFNKKNDLFYSVNGIGGGIWGIRTSLNSTPVAKDIDNPDLPNGNQNPNKSLTTTYRILRDTQLAIKIKKLYNNKCQICNLTIPLKNGNFYSEAHHIIPLGKHNGSDTPENIIVLCPNHHVMMDYGLIPLKINEIYIHKKHNICKKSIKYHNQIIFEKQNNL; this is encoded by the coding sequence ATGCCAACATGGTTAGAAGATGTAATAAAAGGTCTAAATAATATAGATGGTATAGGGACTCTTCAGGAAATTTATGATGCCGTCTCAACTTTACGACCAGAACCACATCCCAAAAGCTATACTGCTATTATAAGAAGAACATTAGAATCAAACTCTTCTGATTCAGAAGCTTTTAATAAAAAAAATGATCTTTTTTATTCTGTTAATGGGATAGGTGGCGGTATTTGGGGAATCCGTACGTCATTAAATTCCACACCTGTAGCTAAAGACATTGATAACCCAGACTTACCTAATGGGAATCAAAATCCTAATAAATCTTTAACTACTACATATCGAATTTTAAGAGATACTCAATTAGCGATAAAAATAAAAAAACTTTACAATAATAAATGTCAGATTTGTAATCTAACAATTCCCTTAAAGAACGGAAATTTTTATTCAGAAGCACATCATATAATCCCTTTAGGAAAGCATAACGGATCTGATACACCTGAAAATATCATAGTACTATGCCCAAATCATCACGTCATGATGGATTATGGTTTAATCCCTTTAAAAATTAATGAAATTTACATCCATAAAAAACATAATATTTGTAAAAAAAGTATTAAATATCATAATCAAATCATATTTGAGAAACAGAATAATTTATAA